Proteins encoded in a region of the Scatophagus argus isolate fScaArg1 chromosome 1, fScaArg1.pri, whole genome shotgun sequence genome:
- the dmxl2 gene encoding dmX-like protein 2 isoform X2, translating into MHLHQVLTGAVNPGDCCYSVGSVIDIPFTAYGSGCDVVILASDFECVQIIPGAQNGNIQVGCVECSHQLGRIAASYGNTVCIFEPLSTNPNKRHKQLNYQWQKTGQFFLDAITYNLAWDPQGNRILAATERLQLWAPPPTDALIEEEDGQTIEDKPHPVLNDWNCVWQCKTAASVHIAKWSPDGEYFATVGKDDCLLKVWYPTTGWRSAVVVQDLSDKRPPPVHFSFVYLAHPRSVTGMSWRKTSKFMPKGSVCNVLLTSCEDGVCRLWSETLLPEDSLLGGQISENTQSFSSSLPGLAGNKDKIQHALESIHHLKHLRRGRRRSSALVAHSELLPSQLGTQDTHTHRHIAHHANALCHFHISASINPNTDIPLVLADSAVFNPDDGTGGGGFVVHWLNNKDLSFTSSMELFMLQLRKFSEQQLEQTTEDPLDPEGSPLKFDFDLDEMSDKASSEHGEEGEQGEQGSTKASSPGSSSSMPLPSMLLERKMETLTTEWNKSPDMLFTIHPADGSFLVWHVKYLDEFNQGIFRQVQVSFSSRIPVAFPTGDANSLSKNILMYACTLSDGGNGRAGEQGRMVQRVSHSASASAGLGSPALASPLNPHPGISPAVMMVSKHVDGSLNQWAVTFAERSAFSNVLTVSHKFRYCGHRFHLNDQACHTVLPLLLTSSHHNALLTPPSAPCSLEGEQPPTFPIPKGLSRKQLRNAATRTFHDPNAIYSELILWRVDHIGPLSCTGGVSELARINSLHTSAFSNVAWLPTLVPSSVLGTYCNSASACFVASDGKNLRLYQAVVDARKLLDELSDPETSKLVGEVFNIVSQQSTARPGCIIELDVITNQCGANTQLLHVFQEDFILGYKPQKEAYTPTFPCGEDYQPAPFSEKFFLVVIEKDLNRNSVLQMWHLHLKSVQACVDEPSPDYSFQSQLMVPNQVVNADSSPETSPIRPLPRSASTANLQSASKLILSSKLVYSKRLDLPHGVEVTRATPSAGHLSSSSIYPVCLAPYLIVTTCSDSRVRFWHCAVECDDGFSEDDQDNRVYRWEPWALMNEEEDNNSAVCVSGRPVAVSCSYTGRLAVAFKKPRQGQLQGSREDFSMHVSIYECESTGGSEWVLEQTLHLDDFTRPTSTLDPRVSVDSNLFVYSRSDLYMSRDHSSPNIKHYVHLDWLSKEDGSHILTVGVGSNILMYGRISGMVNEQTSSKEGVAVITLPLGGSIKQGIRSRWILLRSVFLLSSVDGTPSLPVSLSWVRDGILVIGMDCEMHVYAQWHQDKKPGEGEDGSLSSADIAGGQSAGSSSVFEGRTRSKSVFEGSAVVDEALRAPAGLQEGGLFEAAHSLSPTLPQYHPTQLLELMDLGKVRRAKAILAHLVKCIAGEVAVVRDVEAGEGGARRHLSRTISVTGSTAKDTIVAGRDGGRDYTEINSIPPLPLYSLMLADLDTSYKGAEEAAKGAKMADVDGAQKSTEDQYSDLFQVPTVTTDDFVNFATDKPEKKSRVINLSQYGPTYFGPEHAQVLSSHLMHSSLPGLTRLEQMFLVALADTVATTSAEVASSTDQQYTGAEALDECGLRYLLAMRLHTCLLTSLPPLYRMQLLHQGLSTCHFAWAFHSEAEEELLNMIPAMQRGDPQWSELRAVGVGWWIRNINTLRKMVEKLGKAAFQRHSDPLDAALFYLAMKKKAVLWGLFRSQHDEKMTQFFKNNFSEDRWRKAALKNAFSLLGKQRFEQSAAFFLLAGSLKDAIEVLMEKMEDLQLAMIVARLYEADFENSSTCQGLLYEKVLGCNRDGSGYHCSRLHPDPFLRSIAYWIMKDYTRALDTLLERIPKEDDENPDVMVKSCNPVVFSFYNYLRTHPLIIRRHFANPEGTATTVGLTAEKSCTDEINLIERKLFFTTANAHFKVGCPVLALEVLSKIPKITKKSGSSPLSKASSKANLSSSQPLENGTQGGTDWSSPAAPANAWGGNDGFGGLDWSQPVVKVDEDELKLDWGDDKEDDEDDDDGLTMKKPEPEIKAEGGSDRGGTKLQRENSLSESEVDVIAEQLKFRACLKILMTELRTLATGFEVDGGKLRFQLYSWLEKEIAAMHKICNYKVEGKEEDSEVERWGERTASVDISDEALDHSEAGAYERHQMERRRLQAKQQHSERRKAWLRKNQALLRVFLSYCSLHGAKGGGVTSVRMELLFLLQESQQELTVKQLQSPLPLPTTLPLLSACIAPTKTVIANPVLHLSNHIHDILHTITHMEAPPHPDFMDDRVNALHTLAASLSACIYQALCDSHSYSSQTEANQFTGMVYQGLLLSERKRLRTESIEEHITPNSAPAQWPGVSSLISLLTSAREEDQPRLSALLCEAVVAVYLSLLIHGLGTHSSNELFRLAAHPLNNRMWAAVFGGGAKVIIKPKRPEAPPVPADFEAARPEESQDTGRPEQSSLTPNPTPIPTETQRPKRPPLPLSRGDGLGTLAPAAKTSSTAGPSKECSEDKAEQPVQTKSQSETKEVAPPQPPAEDVDRYRRRFNMRMLVPGRPVKETPATPPPVPTERPAYREKFIPPELSMWDYFVAKPFLPFSDSNALCDSDESGAEDDEDDDDAFLSDTQMTEHSDPNSYSWALIRLVMVKLAHHNVKNFLPLTGLDFTDLPVTSPLSNAVLKTLENWEQLLLERMNKFDGPPPNYINTYPTDLSAGGGPAILRHKAMLEPDNTPFKTKNHQSFPARRLWHFLVKQEILQETLIRYIFTKKRKQSESVENHMDHVSPNCIAGASSPQKVEADLGYPGGKAKIIHKESDIIMAFAINKANSNEIVLASTHDVQEVDVSSLVAVQPYTWIGEDFDKESRSSDDIDHRSSHTNIAQASSVPFAPPQMPVSASMPWLGSGQTSMGASVIMKRNLNNVKRMTSHPIYQYYMTGAQDGSVRMFEWNRPQQLICFRQAGNARVTRLYFNSQGNKCGVADGEGFLSLWQVNQTSSNPKPYLSWQCHTKTCGDFAFITSSSLIATAGQSNDNRNVCLWDTLISPSNTMVHAFPCHENGATVLQYAPKQQLLITGGRKGFVCVFDIRQRQLLHTFQAHDSAIKALALDAFEDFFVTGSAEGNVKVWKLAGHGLMHSFSTEHAKQSIFRNIGAGVMQVETRPSNRIFTCGADGTLKMRVLPDRYSIPSSLVNVL; encoded by the exons GCCTATGGCTCCGGTTGTGATGTAGTGATCTTGGCTAGTGACTTTGAGTGTGTGCAGATTATCCCGGGAGCTCAGAACGGAAACATACAGGTGGGCTGTGTGGAGTGCTCCCACCAGCTTGGCAGG ATCGCTGCGTCCTACGGAAACACAGTCTGCATCTTTGAACCTCTTTCTACCAACCCAAACAAACGCCACAAG CAGCTTAACTACCAGTGGCAAAAGACTGGGCAGTTCTTCCTTGATGCCATCACCTACAACCTGGCATGGGACCCACAAG GGAACCGTATCCTAGCAGCAACTGAGCGCCTCCAGCTGTGGGCTCCACCACCGACAGATGCCCTGATAGAGGAGGAAGATGGGCAGACGATTGAGGACAAGCCCCACCCTGTCCTCAATGACTGGAACTGTGTTTGGCAGTGCAA gaCTGCTGCATCTGTTCACATTGCCAAGTGGTCTCCTGATGGGGAGTACTTTGCAACAGTTGGAAAG gATGACTGTTTACTTAAGGTGTGGTATCCTACCACGGGCTGGCGCTCTGCTGTGGTGGTCCAGGACCTCTCAGATAAAAGGCCTCCTCCTGTTCACTTCTCGTTTGTTTACTTGGCACATCCTCGCTCAGTCACTGGTATGTCCTGGAGGAAGACCAGCAAGTTCATGCCCAA GGGCTCGGTGTGCAATGTGTTGCTGACATCCTGCGAGGATGGTGTGTGTAGGTTGTGGTCAGAGACCTTGCTGCCGGAAGACAGCCTGCTTGGAGGACAGATCTCTGAGAACACACAATCCTTCAGCTCCAGCCTGCCAGGCCTGGCAGGCAATAAGGACAAGATACAACATGCTTTGGAG TCGATCCACCACCTGAAGCATCTGCGTCGGGGCCGGCGACGGTCTTCTGCTCTGGTGGCACATAGCGAGCTGCTGCCCTCTCAGCTTggcacacaggacacacacactcaccgcCACATCGCTCATCATGCTAATGCCCTGTGTCACTTCCATATCTCAGCCAGTATTAACCCCAACACAG ATATTCCATTAGTGCTGGCTGATTCTGCAGTGTTCAACCCAGATGATGGCACTGGAGGTGGAGGCTTTGTGGTTCACTGGCTCAACAATAAGGACCTCAGCTTCACTTCCTCCATGGAACTTTTTATGCTGCAACTCCGTAAGTTCTCTGAACAGCAACTGGAGCAGACAACTGAGGACCCCCTGGACCCTGAGGGATCCCCTTTGAAGTTTGACTTTG ACCTGGACGAAATGTCTGACAAAGCCTCCTCAGAACACGGTGAAGAGGGTGAGCAGGGGGAACAGGGCAGCACCAAGGCATCCTCCCCGGGATCCAGCTCCAGCATGCCTTTGCCCTCTATGCTGctggagaggaagatggagactCTGACCACAGAGTGGAATAAGAGCCCAGACATGCTGTTCACTATCCATCCTGCTGATGGATCTTTCCTGGTTTGGCATGTGAAGTACTTGGATGAATTCAACCAGGGCATCTTCAGACAGGTGCAG GTGTCCTTCTCCTCCCGCATTCCGGTGGCGTTTCCTACAGGTGATGCCAACTCACTGAGTAAAAACATCCTGATGTATGCCTGCACTTTGAGTGATGGTGGGAATGGAAGGGCAGGGGAGCAGGGAAGGATGGTCCAACGTGTCTCCCACTCTGCTTCGGCATCGGCGGGCTTGGGTTCACCCGCTCTGGCCTCCCCTCTCAACCCTCACCCTGGTATCAGTCCTGCAGTCATGATGGTCTCCAAGCATGTTGATGGATCTCTCAACCAG TGGGCAGTGACATTTGCTGAGCGTTCCGCCTTCTCCAATGTGTTGACCGTGTCTCACAAGTTCCGGTACTGCGGCCACCGCTTTCATCTGAACGACCAAGCCTGCCACACagtgctgccactgctgctgacaTCCTCTCACCATAACGCTCTGCTCACCCCTCCCTCGGCTCCTTGCAGCCTAGAAGGAGAGCAGCCTCCTACCTTCCCCATACCAAAGGGACTTTCCAG GAAGCAGCTTCGTAATGCCGCTACAAGGACCTTCCATGACCCCAACGCCATCTATAGTGAGCTGATCTTGTGGAGGGTGGACCATATTGGACCCCTGTCTTGCACTGGCGGGGTCTCTGAATTAGCACGTATCAACTCTCTTCACACCTCTGCCTTCAGCAATGTTGCTTGGCTGCCTACACTAGTACCCAGCTCTGTACTCG GAACTTACTGTAACAGTGCCAGCGCCTGCTTTGTGGCGTCAGATGGTAAAAACCTGCGTCTCTATCAGGCTGTGGTGGATGCCAGAAAGCTATTGGATGAGCTGTCAGATCCTGAAACGTCT AAACTGGTGGGCGAAGTGTTCAACATTGTCAGCCAGCAGTCCACTGCCAGACCTGGATGTATCATAGAGCTGGATGTCATTACAAACCAG TGTGGCGCCAACACCCAGCTGCTGCATGTCTTCCAAGAGGACTTCATTCTGGGTTACAAGCCCCAGAAGGAAGCATACACACCGACCTTTCCGTGTGGTGAAG ATTATCAACCTGCACCATTCTCTGAGAAGTTCTTCCTGGTGGTGATAGAAAAGGATCTCAACAGGAACTCTGTCCTGCAGATGTGGCACCTGCACCTCAAGTCTGTGCAGGCCTGTGTTG ATGAGCCAAGCCCAGATTATAGCTTCCAAAGCCAGCTAATGGTGCCCAATCAAGTCGTGAATGCCGACTCATCTCCGGAGACCTCTCCTATCAGACCCCTGCCACGGTCAGCCTCAACAGCCAACTTGCAATCAGCGAGCAAACTCATCCTCAGCTCCAAGCTGGTGTACAGCAAGCGGCTCGACCTGCCCCATGGAGTGGAGGTTACAAGGGCCACCCCCTCTGCAG GACATCTGAGTTCCTCCTCTATCTACCCTGTGTGCCTGGCTCCATACCTGATTGTTACTACCTGTTCTGACTCTCGCGTGCGGTTCTGGCACTGTGCCGTGGAGTGTGATGACGGGTTCAGCGAAGATGACCAGGACAACCGGGTGTACCGCTGGGAGCCCTGGGCCCTGATgaatgaggaggaagacaacaacagcgctgtgtgtgtgtcaggacgGCCTGTAGCTGTGTCCTGCTCCTACACCGGCAGGCTGGCAGTGGCCTTTAAAAAGCCACGACAAGGACAG TTGCAGGGTTCTAGAGAGGACTTCTCCATGCATGTGTCCATCTATGAATGTGAGTCAACTGGCGGCTCAGAGTGGGTTCTAGAGCAAACTCTCCACCTGGACGACTTCACCAGACCCACGTCAACCCTGGATCCCAGAGTCAGTGTGGACTCAAACCTCTTTGTCTACAGCAG GTCTGACCTGTACATGAGCAGAGATCATAGCTCTCCCAACATAAAGCACTACGTCCACCTGGACTGGCTGTCAAAGGAGGATGGATCTCACATCCTGACTGTGGGAGTTGGATCCAACATTCTCATGTACGGCCGCATCTCTGGCATGGTCAATGAGCAGACTAGCAGCAAAGAAGGGGTGGCTGTCATCACCCTTCCTCTGGGGGGCAGTATCAAACAGGGGATCCGCTCACGCTGGATCCTGCTTCGGTCCGTGTTTCTCCTGTCCTCGGTGGACGGCACACCGTCTCTGCCAGTCTCcctgtcctgggtgagggacGGCATCCTGGTGATAGGCATGGACTGTGAAATGCATGTGTATGCCCAGTGGCATCAGGACAAGAAGCCTGGTGAGGGAGAGGATGGCAGCTTATCCTCAGCAGACATTGCCGGAGGTCAATCCGCAGGTTCCTCCTCAGTCTTTGAAGGGAGAACCAGGTCTAAGAGTGTGTTTGAAGGGAGTGCAGTCGTGGACGAGGCTCTTCGTGCCCCAGCAGGACTTCAGGAAGGGGGACTGTTTGAGGCAGCTCACTCGCTGTCCCCGACTCTACCCCAGTATCATCCCACCCAGCTGCTGGAACTCATGGACCTGGGCAAGGTCCGCCGGGCTAAG GCCATCCTTGCTCACCTAGTCAAGTGTATTGCTGGGGAAGTTGCTGTGGTGAGGGATGTGGAGGCAGGTGAAGGCGGAGCCAGAAGACACCTGTCCCGGACCATCAGTGTGACTGGCAGCACAGCAAAAGACACCATTGTGGCTGGCCGCGACGGTGGCAGGGACTACACTGAGATCAACTCCATCCCTCCCTTGCCGCTCTATTCCCTCATGTTGGCTGACCTAGACACCTCGTACAAGGGAGCTGAAGAGGCTGCTAAGGGAGCAAAGATGGCCGACGTTGACGGAGCCCAGAAATCCACCGAAGACCAGTATTCTGACCTCTTCCAG GTGCCAACAGTTACCACAGATGACTTTGTGAACTTTGCCACCGACAAACCAGAGAAGAAGTCTCGAGTTATCAACCTCTCTCAATATGGACCTACCTACTTTGGACCAGAGCATGCTCAG GTCTTATCCAGTCACCTCATGCACTCCAGCCTACCAGGACTGACCAGACTTGAGCAGATGTTTTTGGTGGCCTTGGCTGATACTGTTGCAACCACCAGTGCTGAAGTTGCCAGCTCCACTGATCAGCAGTACACAG GCGCTGAGGCTCTCGATGAATGTGGACTGAGGTACCTGCTGGCCATGCGTCTTCATACTTGCCTGCTCACCTCCCTACCCCCCCTCTACCGCATGCAGCTGCTCCACCAGg GCCTGTCAACATGCCACTTTGCATGGGCCTTCCACTCAGAGGCCGAAGAGGAGCTGCTGAACATGATCCCAGCCATGCAGAGAGGTGACCCGCAGTGGTCTGAGCTCAGAGCTGTTGGAGTGGGTTGGTGGATACGCAACATCAACACTCTGCGGAAAATGGTGGAGAAG TTAGGTAAAGCTGCGTTCCAGAGACACAGCGATCCTTTAGATGCTGCTCTGTTTTACTTGGCCATGAAGAAGAAAGCTGTCCTGTGGGGGCTCTTCAG GTCTCAGCATGATGAGAAGATGACTCAGTTCTTCAAGAACAACTTCAGTGAAGACCGTTGGCGGAAGGCAGCTCTGAAAAATGCTTTCTCCCTTCTGGGAAAGCAGCGCTTTGAACAGTCCGCTGCCTTCTTCCTGCTGGCTGGCTCACTCAAAGACGCCATAGAG GTGTTaatggagaagatggaggatCTCCAGTTAGCCATGATAGTAGCAAGGCTGTATGAGGCTGACTTTGAGAATTCATCCACCTGCCAAGGCCTCCTTTATGAGAAGGTCCTGGGTTGTAACAGAGACGGAAGTGGTTACCACTGTTCTAGACTGCACCCTGACCCTTTCCTCCGCAGCATAGCCTACTGGATCATGAAGGATTACACCCGCGCCCTGGACACACTGTTGGAGCGAATCCCCAAAGAGGATGATGAGAACCCTG ATGTGATGGTGAAATCATGCAACCCGGTGGTGTTCAGTTTCTATAACTACCTGAGAACACACCCTCTGATTATCCGTCGCCACTTCGCAAATCCAGAGGGCACAGCAACAACTGTGGGCCTCACTGCTGAGAAGAGCTGCACTGATGAGATCAACCTCATAGAACGCAAACTGTTCTTCACCACTGCCAATGCACACTTCAAG GTGGGCTGTCCAGTTCTGGCTTTGGAAGTACTCTCCAAGATTCCCAAAATTACCAAGAAATCTGGCTCTTCACCTCTCAGCAAAGCTTCATCCAAGGCCAACTTGAGCTCAAGCCAGCCCCTGGAAAACGGCACCCAGGGAGGAACAGACTGGAGCTCTCCTGCAGCCCCCGCTAATGCCTGGGGAGGAAATGATGGCTTCGGTGGCTTGGATTGGAGCCAGCCTGTGGTCAAGGTGGATGAAGATGAGCTGAAGCTTGACTGGGGAGATGACaaggaagatgatgaagatgatgatgacggtCTGACCATGAAGAAACCAGAGCCTGAGATCAAAGCAGAGGGAGGCTCAGACAGAGGTGGCACCAAACTGCAACGAGAAAACTCACTG AGCGAGTCAGAGGTGGACGTCATAGCAGAGCAGCTGAAGTTCCGTGCCTGTCTGAAAATCCTGATGACAGAGCTGCGTACGCTGGCTACCGGCTTTGAGGTGGATGGAGGGAAGCTCCGCTTTCAGCTCTACAGTTGGCTGGAGAAAGAGATTGCAGCCATGCATAAGATCTGCAACTACAAG GTGGAGGGTAAGGAAGAAGATTCAGAGGTGGAGCGCTGGGGAGAGCGGACAGCATCAGTGGACATATCAGATGAGGCCCTGGACCATTCAGAGGCCGGAGCCTACGAGCGTCACCAGATGGAACGACGTCGTCTTCAGGCCAAACAGCAGCACTCCGAGAGGCGCAAGGCGTGGCTGAGGAAGAACCAGGCCCTGCTGAGGGTGTTTCTGTCCTACTGCAGCCTTCATGGAGCCAAGGGAGGAGGAGTCACCTCTGTTCGCATGGAGCTTCTGTTCCTTCTGCAGGAGAGCCAACAG GAACTCACAGTTAAGCAGCTGcagtctcctctgcctctgccaaCTACGCTGCCTCTGCTATCTGCTTGCATTGCCCCCACCAAGACGGTCATAGCTAATCCTGTTCTCCACCTCAGCAACCACATTCATGACATTCtccacaccatcacacacatgGAGGCCCCGCCGCACCCTGACTTCATGGATGATCGG GTAAATGCTCTGCACACACTAGCAGCATCTCTGTCGGCTTGCATCTATCAAGCACTGTGTGACAGCCACAGCTACAG CAGCCAAACAGAGGCCAACCAGTTTACAGGGATGGTTTACCAGGGCCTGTTGCTCAGTGAGAGGAAACGACTCCGCACAGAAAGCATCGAAGAGCACATAACACCCAACTCTGCTCCCGCTCAGTGGCCAG gtgtgtCGTCCCTGATTTCTCTGTTGACGTCTGCCAGAGAGGAGGACCAGCCGAGACTCAGCGCGCTGCTGTGTGAAGCGGTTGTGGCTGTTTATCTCTCGCTGCTTATCCATGGCCTGGGCACTCACAGCAGCAACGAACTCTTTCGTCTGGCAGCACATCCCCTCAACAACCGCATGTGGGCCGCCGTCTTTGGAGGAGGGGCCAAAGTTATTATTAAGCCAAAGAGGCCCGAGGCCCCACCAG TGCCAGCTGATTTTGAGGCGGCCAGGCCAGAGGAGTCTCAGGACACAGGAAGACCTGAGCAGAGCAGCCTCACCCCAAACCCCACTCCCATCCCCACTGAAACCCAGCGCCCCAAACGACCCCCTCTTCCACTTTCTAGGGGAGATGGGTTGGGCACTTTGGCACCAGCAGCTAAGACCAGCT CAACAGCTGGGCCTAGCAAGGAGTGTTCAGAGGACAAGGCTGAACAGCCCGTTCAGACTAAATCTCAATCTGAGACAAAAGAAG TGGCTCCCCCTCAGCCCCCAGCGGAGGATGTGGATCGATACAGACGCAGGTTCAACATGAGGATGCTCGTTCCTGGACGCCCTGTAAAGGAGACACCAGCCACACCACCTCCTGTTCCCACAGAGAGACCAGCATATAGAGAAAAATTCATTCCCCCAGAGCTGAGCATGTGGGACTACTTTGTGGCAAAA CCCTTCCTGCCGTTCTCAGACAGCAATGCCCTGTGTGATTCAGACGAAAGTGGCgcagaggatgatgaggatgatgatgatgccttCCTTTCCGACACACAGATGACGGAGCACTCGGACCCCAACTCCTACAG CTGGGCTCTGATCCGCCTCGTCATGGTGAAACTGGCTCATCACAATGTCAAGAacttcctccctctcactgGTCTTGACTTCACAG ACCTGCCAGTCACCTCCCCTCTAAGCAACGCTGTGCTAAAGACTTTAGAGAACTGGGAACAGCTTCTGCTGGAGCGAATGAACAAGTTTGACGGCCCACCTCCCAACTACATCAACACTTACCCAACCGACCTCAGTGCGGGAGGTGGCCCCGCCATACTGCGACACAAGGCCATGCTGGAGCCAGACAACACACCCTTCAA GACAAAGAACCACCAGTCCTTTCCAGCACGACGTCTTTGGCATTTCCTCGTCAAACAGGAAATTCTTCAGGAGACTTTGATCCGTTACATCTTTACtaagaagaggaagcagagtgAG tCTGTAGAGAACCATATGGACCATGTAAGCCCAAACTGCATAGCAGGAGCTAGCAGTCCCCAGAAG GTGGAGGCAGATCTGGGCTACCCAGGAGGAAAAGCTAAAATCATTCATAAGGAATCTGATATCATCATGGCATTTGCCATAAATAAG GCTAACTCCAACGAGATAGTGTTGGCCTCCACTCATGATGTCCAGGAGGTGGACGTTTCTAGTCTGGTGGCTGTACAGCCCTACACCTGGATAGGGGAGGACTTTGATAAAGAGTCTCGGAG ctctGACGACATAGACCATCGCTCTTCTCATACCAACATTGCCCAGGCTAGTTCTGTCCCCTTTGCGCCTCCACAGATGCCGGTCTCTGCATCCATGCCTTGGCTCGGCAGTGGACAAACCAGCATGGGAGCCAGTGTG ATTATGAAGAGAAATCTAAATAATGTGAAGAGAATGACATCCCATCCCATCTATCAGTATT acaTGACAGGGGCTCAGGACGGTAGTGTGAGAATGTTTGAATGGAACAGACCTCAGCAGCTCATTTGCTTCAGACAAGCAGGCAACGCAAGAGTCACCCGGCTCTATTTTAACTCCCAAGGCAAtaag TGTGGAGTTGCTGATGGAGAGGGCTTCCTCAGTCTCTGGCAGGTCAACCAGACATCGTCCAACCCCAAGCCCTACCTG AGTTGGCAGTGCCACACTAAGACCTGCGGTGATTTCGCCTTCATCACGTCCTCTAGCCTCATCGCCACAGCCGGACAGTCCAATGACAACAG AAATGTTTGCCTCTGGGACACTCTGATTTCACCTAGCAATACCATGGTCCACG CGTTCCCCTGCCATGAGAACGGGGCCACTGTGCTGCAGTATGCTCctaaacagcagctgctgattACTGGAGGCAGAAAGggctttgtgtgcgtgtttgacATCCGCCAGAGGCAGCTGCTCCACACTTTCCAGGCCCATGACTCAGCCATCAAGGCCCTTGCACTGGATGCCTTTGAGGACTTCTTTGTCACTGGCTCTGCAGAGGGCAACGTGAAG gtGTGGAAGTTAGCCGGCCACGGCCTCATGCACTCTTTTAGCACCGAGCACGCCAAGCAGTCCATCTTCCGCAACATCGGTGCCGGTGTGATGCAGGTGGAGACGCGACCCAGTAATCGCATCTTCACCTGTGGAGCAGATGGTACTCTGAAGATGAGGGTCCTCCCCGACCGCTACAGTATCCCCAGCAGCTTGGTCAACGTCCTGTAA